The sequence below is a genomic window from Parafrankia irregularis.
CCGTGAGGTCGAGCCACGCGAGGCCGTTGAGCGTGTCGATGTTCGGCCCCACCGAGCGGGACCGCGGCGTGGCGATCTCGGTGCTCATGAGGAACCTGTTGAACGGGACGCCGTTGTCGGTGGCGGCGTCGAGATAGCGGCCGAACAGCACCAGCGGCAGGCCCCAGATGACCGCGTCCCGCGCCAGCGCGGTCACATCACTGGCGGTGGCTCGTGGCTCGCCCTCGCTCGTCATCGTGCTCAGCTCCCATCGAGACGCATCGTGCCTGTCGCCTGTCGTTCGGTTCCCGAGCGGGTTCGACGCCACGGGACACCGGCACTGCGGAGAGCCCGGCTGGCCGCGCGGGTTCGAGACGCGAGTCGCGCAGGTCGAGCAGTAGTTGTCCGGCCTCGTGGGCTATGTCTGCCGCGATCAGGTGGTCCACAGATCCGTACCCTCCAGGGGAGGAAATCATACAAGATCCTTTTTTAGTGTATGATGTACTACCATTGACTCATGCGCAAGAGGTGGATGTGAGCCGGCGGGGGTGGGGCGGAGCTCCACCGAACGACGACGAGGAGGCCCGCGCGCGGGTACTTGAGGCCGCGGTCCGCTGCCTGGAGCGTCGCGGTCCGCAGGAGATGAGTCTTTCCGACGTGGCGACCGAGCTAGGTGTGACGCGTCAGACCATCTACCGCTACTTCCCAAGCACTGCGCAACTGTTCGCCGCCGTTGCCAGCGCTGCGAACGAGCGCCTCATGCTCGGCATCAGGGCCGCGGTCGCCGGAATCACCGACCCCGCCGAGTTCGTCGTCGAGTCGATGGCCTACGTCATCGAACGTCTGCCGATGGAACCCCATCTGACCCTTTTTATCGACGCCGGCAGCCCTGAGCGGTTCAGCCGCGGCACGGTGAACCGTGCCGTGCTGGACCGCAACATCGCCCTGTACTTCGGCGCCTCCGCCATCGACTGGGCGAGCTATGGCTATGACGAGCAGAAGCTGCGGGAGTTGCTGGAGCTCATCCACCGGCTCGTCCACTCGATGGCCAGCATCCCCGCCGACCCGCCTCGTCGGGGCGACGAGCTCAGGGCATACCTGCGCCGCTGGGTGGGGACCACCGTCCCCGCGCACACAGACCCGCTCCGTCCTTCCGGGGCGCCTGGACGCCCGTCATAGTGACTGGTCGAAGTGCGTGCAGGTGGGCGCGCCGGAGGCGGGAACCGGCCGGGCGGCGCGGCTGGCTCATCCGAGCCTCATCCCGTTCGTCCTCGAGACGCGGCCGTGGCCAAGCTGGCGACGTACGACTTCGACGTGATCAGGAACGAGGTGCTGCGCCCGTGGGCCGACGACGGGGGTGCCCGCTCCCGGCAGACGGCCGCGTGGGCGCTGGAGGCGCTTGCGCTGCTCGACGACCGTCGGTACGCGGCCCGGGTGCGGGCGCTGGTCCGCGGCTGGTCCAGGGAGAACAACGTCCCGCGCCAGGCCGCCGGCATCGTCGCCTACGGCACCTACCTCGGCTCCGACTACGCGGATGAGGCCCTTGCCTGCATGCGCCGGGCGGCCGGCGGCCGGGTGCGCCGGTCCGACAGCCGCCGGGACGGGGTCGAGCAGACGGAGCAGGTGCTCGCGAAGATCGTCGAGCAGTCGATCGTGGACGTCTTCGTCGCCGGCGCGCAGGAGACGGTCGTGGCGGAGCTGGCTGAGTGGACCAGGATGCCGGTCTGGCGCTGCCGGCAGTGCTGTTGAGCGAACTCGCTTCCGGTGACGCGCAGGTAGACCGGGACAGGCGGCGCCGGCTTCGCACCTCACTGCAGAAGAAACTCGCCAACAACTCCTCCCGCGACAGCAACGACGCGAGGAAGTTCGCCGCCTGCCTGACCGCCAGGCTGCGGACCGCCTTCGTGGCCGCTCCCGACGCGCCGGAACCGACCCGTTGCGCACGCTCGCCGACGCCCCCGAGCAGCTCGCTGGGAAGAGCGGGCAGCAGCGCATAGTCCTCGCGACCGACGGTCTGAGCAACATCGGCTGCAGCGATCTCAGAGCCGCCTCGATCGGAGACAGGTCGGCGATCGCGAAGATCGTGCAGTCGTGCGGCCCGGAGATCCCGGAGTTGCCGAAGGGCGTCCACGTCGAGATCGTCGGCTGGAGTTGCGGGTAAGGGCGGGCACTGTGGGGCGTGCCGCCGAGGAGGCGGATGTCGCCGGCGCGAGCGCCGCGGCGAGCCGTCGCCGCCCACGGTGGCTCAGTATGTCAAGGTCGGCGGCCAAGAGCGCGAGTTCGACGCGGCCATCACCGAGCGACTGCCCGACAAGCGGGTCGCCTGGGAAAGCACCAACGGTCCCACCCACGCCGGAGTCGTCGCCTTCCACCGCCTCAACTCCGACGAGACCCGGGTGACGGTTCAGCTCGACTGGCAGCCCGACGGTGTCGCCGAGAAGATCGGCTCGGCCGTGAGTGCAGACGACCGACGCGTCAAGGCCGACCTGAAGCGCTTCAAGACGTTCATGGAGGGACGCGGAACCGAAACCGGCGCGTGGCGCGGCCACGTCGGCAGGCCCTGACCGAGAACGCCGGTCGAGGCACAACCGCGGTCCCACGGCTGTCGGACATGCGTCGTGCCGGCCCGCCGAAGCGGCGGGCCGGCACGACATCGAGCTAAACGCATGGGATGGTGGGGTGCGAAGGAAGCAGGTGAGCCCCACGAGAATTCCGCGAATTCAGTGCCGGACCGAGGTGCGGCCGTGCACCGCCCGCCAGACGAGAAGAGCGATGATTGCCCCGATAATGGACCCGATTATCCCGGACGGCTGCAGTGCGCCCTCGCTGAGATCATGCCCGAATAGCACGTAGCCGAGCAGTCCACCGATGAAGGAGCCGACGACGCCGAGCAGTATTGTCCCCGGGATTCCCATGGGATCTTGGCCGGGGACCACCAGTCGAGCCACGGCACCCGCGATGAGACCGAGGATAATCATGCTGACAATGAACCAGAGCATCGAAGTCACCCCTCGCTGTGAATACGTCAGCCGGGCCCGAACACCACGGACCTCATATCGCCAGAACGGAAATATCGCCTTTTTCTGATCGTTCCGTTTCCCGGCGGCGCTCAGCGGAGTACCCGGTCCCACAGGGCCCAAACCCTGCAGTTGGCCGAGGTCCCTGCCTAACCGGGCGGACGACGAATCTGACGACGGCACAGTGGACCACGAGTATCGCTGCGCCGACGGTCACTGACATCCGCACGCGGTCGGGTCCACAGCATGGGCCTTGCGATACCGACAGCGGACCGGCCGGGCCGCAGGTGACATCCGCGCCATCCGCACGCGCACCCGGAGCGAGTGACCCGCAGGGCCGCGCTGCGTCGAGGCCGGGCGCCCGCCCGGACGTGGTTGCCGGGCGGGCCGGTCTCGCCCGTGGAGCGACCGCGCCGGACGCGTCGAGGCGAATCCTCGCCCGGCGCCGTCCCGTCCTGGGGCGACCGCAAGCGGATATCGAGGCGCCGCGGGAACTGGCCTCTCGTGAGGCGAGCATTCACGGCCGGCCGGCGCCGAAGCGCTGGCGGCGGCTTGCTAATCGCCGTTCGACTCCGCCTGGCACGGCTGCGGCGAGGGTCACACCTGTCGCGTCTGCGGACAGGTGTGTTCCCGCCGACCGAGGGAAGATCGGGTGGAGCACGCCGGCGGCGGCGATCGGACTCAGGAAGGCGAAGAAGCCGGCCCTTCCGATCCGCTGACGATCGACCACAAGGTAGCGTCCGCAATGCTTGGGAGGCACGACACCGATGACGAAATGGGCCGCGGCGGTCGCGGACAAGGTGACGACGGTGACCGTTCCAGTGATCCATGGTACTGAGCACGCCGCCGTGGCGGTACAGGAGAAGGCCGCCGAGGCCACAGCACCGGCGCGGCGGCACACCAGCAAACTCTTCAGCCGACTGGAGAAGGGCGCCAGCGGTGTGGTGAAGGGCAACGGCAGGGGACGATCGTCGGTAGGCCTCGTCGCGATCGTCAGCGTCCTCGCGACCGCCGGGGCGGTGCTCTTGGTCGTCGTAGGCAGGAGGCGAGGGTGAGCATAGCGAAGAAGCCTCGCGCGTCGGGCCTTCGATACCGAATGTGGCTGGTCCCATGCGCCACCGTCTGCGACGAGTGCCGCCTTCACCAGGGTGTGTTCCGAATACCGGGCGGCCGGGCCTCAGCCAGTCTTGAGACTCGAACACGCTGACCGCGAGCACTCCGGAGGTGACCGAGTAGTCCTGCTGGGGATGGCCTGCTGGACGAGATCACCCATCGTGACGTGGATCATGAGCTGGAAGGTGCTGATCTCGCCGAGGGTCGAGCGCCCCGACCACCCTGGCCTGTACTACGAGAACGAGCAGACCGACTCCGACAAGCCGCGGCCATGCCCGCTGCGGACCCAGCCGCGGAGATCGGACGTCACGCAGGGTCGACCTGGCCGTCGACCTGGCCGTCGACCTGGCCGACGTCATGGCCTCTCCTCGGGTTTTGCCTGCTCGTGGGCGGTGACCCTGCCGTTATGGCCAATCCAATCGAGGTTCAGAAGTTCCTCAAGGGCATCGACTACCCGGCCGACCGGCGCACTCTCGTCGAGACGGCCCGCCAGGAGGGCGCTTCGAGGGAGGTGGTGGCCGCACTGGAGCACATCACCGATCGGTCCTACGACGGCCCGAACGCCGTCTCGCAGGAAGTCAGCCACGTTTCTATATCTTGATCCACAGGATGTCCGCATCATGAAGCACGTGCCTTTCATTGCGTGGGGCACGCGCCCTGCTTCAGGAGCGTGACTTCGCGCAGAACCTGATCGACAGTGAGAGCGAGCAGCCCCGGGGCGGGAAACCCGCCCCGGGGATCACTGTGCTGCCCGGCCCAAAGGGCACGATGCTTCGGCCGGTCGAAGGGCGGTCCCCACTCGGCCGGCGAGACGGGCCCGAACAGCACCACGGACGGTCTGCGGTAGGCGGTGGCGAGGTGCGCGACGCCGGTGTCGGCGCTGAGTACCAGGCGAGCTCGCGCGACGAGCGCGCAGAGCGCGACGAGGTCCAGCTTCCCGGCCAGCACGGTGGAGGGTGGAAGTCCGGCGGCCGTGGCCACCCGCAGGGCGAGGCCGTGTTCCGCCGAGGAACCTGTGAACACGATCTGGTGGCCGTCCTGGGCGAGCTGCCTGGCCACGGCCGCCCATCGGAGCTCGGGCCACCGGCGGGCAGGAGCCGCTCCGCCTGGATGGACGACGGTCGGGCCAGGTTCGCTCCCGCGATCCTGGGTTTCCCCGCCTCCAGTGCCACGGTCGGCGGTCGGGTTCCGCGCCCACCCGCACACCGGCGGCAACCAGGGCGGCACCGGAAGTCCGAGCTCGGTGGGGTCGCAGCTCACCCCGTGCGCCGCCAGCAGCCGGCACCACCGTGACACCTCATGCTCGTTGCCCAGCCCAGGCACGTATCCGGTCGCCGTGCCGGCGGAAAAGGTACGGCTGTGGCCGGTGGCGGCGCTCCCGGGATCCGCTGTGGTGCTGCCTGCCTGTGCGAGGTCCGGTGGCTCCCAGGCGCACCCGCCGGGCAGGTCGAAGGCCCACAGGGCGGCTGGCCTGGTCCGCCGCAGCGTCTGAGTCGACTCGGGTCCTCGCCCGTGCAGGTTCACCGCCAGCGTGGGTGCCGCTACCGCCACAGGGGCGAGTGGATCTGTCGGCACGAGTCCGTCGACAGCCCCGGAGAGCATGGCCACGGGTTCGAGCCAGGCTGGTCCGGCGAGCAGGAGACGGTGTCCGGGCAGCTCGGACGTCAGGTGGCGGCGCAGGCCGCGCAGCGCGGGAAGAGCGGTGAGCAGATCCCCCAGGCCGAGGGCGCGCAGGGCCACGACGGTGCCTGCCGCACGCCTTCGGCTCACGGGTAGGACGTCTCCCACGACGAGGTGACGACGATCTCTCTGAGCTCGCATCCCGACGGCTGGCCGAGTGCGAACACGACCGTGGCGGCCACGTCCTCGGGGCGGTTCAGCTTTGCGCCGGGCCCGGGCTTGTACTGCTCGTCGCGGTCGTCGAAGAAGGCGGTTGACATGCCTCCCGGTACCAGGAGGGTGACGCCGACCTGGCCCTTGAGCTCCTCGGCGAGGGCCCGGGTGAAGCCGACCACGCCGAATTTCGAGGCACAGTAGGCGGAGGCGTCTCCGGCGACCCGCAGGCCCAGGGTCGATGCGCAGGTCACGATCCGGCCGGCGCGACCGTCACCCGTTCGTCCCTCGCCGGTCCGTCCGTCGCGGTCGTGGCGCAGGTAGGGGAGTGCCGCGCGCACGACGGCGGCGGTGCCGAGGAGGTTCACCGCCACGATGCGCTCCCAGGCCGCTCCGTCCAGCTCGGCCAGTGGTGCGGGCGTATCGGTGCCCGCGGCGGTGAAGACACCGTGAAGCTGTCCTCCGGCGCGGTCGACGAGGGTGCGCACCGCCGCTTCGGCCTCCCGGGTCGCGGCGAGGTCGACAACTTCGCGATCAGCCTCCGGCACGCCTGGTGCCGGAACACGGTCCAGGACAAGGGGGCGTCCGCCAGCCGCGCGGACCGCGGCGACCGTCGCCGCGCCGAGCCCGGACGACCCGCCGGTGATCAGAACCGTGCCGGGTCCGGCCGGTCCTGGCGTCTCCGAGATTCGAAGGTCACCGTCAGCTGCCGCCACGGCGCACCGCCTCTCTGATGAGGGTCGAGGTGGAACGGCCGGCCAGGTATGGCAGGACGACCGCCTGGCCACCCCAGGACGCGACGATCCCGGCTTCCGGAAGGTCCGTCACCGCGTAGTCACCGCCCTTGGCGAAGATGTCCGGGCGCAGGTCGGCGAGCAGCCGCGCGGGCGTGTCCTCGTCGAAGATCATCACGGCGTCCACGCTGTCGAGCCCCCGCAGCACTGCCGCGCGGTCCGCCGCCCCGACGATCGGGCGGTCCGGGCCCTTCAGCCTGCGCACGGAGTCGTCACTGTTCAGACAGACCACCAGGCAGTCGCCCAGCGAACGGGCGGCGCGCAGGACCTCGACGTGACCGGCGTGCAGAAGGTCGAAGCAGCCGCCCGTCGCGACGACGGTGCCGCCCCGCGCCCGTACCGCGACCGCCACGGCGTGGCCGTCGCCTTTCCGTGTCCGCAGCGGATCGCCACCTGCCGCCAGCGGCGACGGCCGCCAGCGGCCCGCGGGCTCACCGCCGGACGGACGGACTGACGCGGAACCTCCGGCGGCGACGAACTCGCCGGCGTGGCGGGTCGCGACCGCCACCGCTTCGGATGGCAGCCTCCCAGCGGCGAACGCCTCGACCGCGCTCGCGGCGAACCGGTCCCCGGCACCGCAGGCGTCACCGCCGCTGACGGGAAGGGCCGGAGCGAGAAGTGGCGGGGCGCTTCCCGCGGTCACCAGCATCGCGCCGCGTTCGGCAAGAGTGATCGCCACAGCACCGACGTCCCAGCGAGCCGCCAGTGCCCGTCCCCGTGCGCAGACGGAGGACAACGACGTGCCCTCGATGCCGGGTGCCGCGCCCGCCGCCTCGGCCCCGTTCGGCGTCGCAAGGGTGGCGCCGGCCAAGGGCGCGGCACCGCGCGGATGTGGGTCCCACACCAGCGGGGTGCCGCCGCGTCGCGCGAGCGCGGAACGCAGCGGCGGCGCGGCGGCCACACCGCGGCCGTAGTCCGAGACAAGCACCGCGGCAGCCTGGTCGAGCGCGGTGCGCACCGCGGCGGGAACGACGCCCTCCACCCGGCCTTCCCCGCCATCGTCCAGCCGGACCAGGGACCGCCCGCCGGCCCGGATCCGACTCTTGCTCGGGGTCTCTCCGGTCAGGCCGAGGTCGACGAGCTCGACCCCCGCCTCGGCGAGCATCACAGCCAGCCGACGCCCCGCGTCGTCCCGGGCCAGCGCGGTGATCAGCGTCACCGCAGCGCCGTCGCTGGCCAGCAGGATCGCGGCGAGGCCGGCGCCACCGGGACGTTCGGTCACGTCGAGGCCGTCGAGCACGGGCACCGGCGCGTCGGGGGCGAGCCGGGCGGCGTGGCCGCTGATATCGCGGTCGAGCAGGGTGTCGCCCACCACCACGATGGGTCGGCGGCCTCCTCGCCGCGCGGTCGGACTGTTGGGCCTGCCCCTGTCCGGTGCTGTCGGCGGATCGCCGTCTGTCCGTCGTACCGGGCCCAGTGGTCGGGCACGAGCTGTCCGCTGGTCCGCGGGACGCTCCCCGGCACTGGCTGGAAAGCCGGCTCCGCCGACGGTACGGACATCCTCCGCCACGGCCTGGTCGGAGCCGCGCACCGCGCTCAGTGCACCGTCGAACGCCGCGCACAGCACGTGCACGGCCACCAGATGCACCTCCTGCACTGTGGAGGTGGGGATGGAGGGAGACGGGCGTGACCCGGCCCTGCCGGCGTCGACGGCCCTGCTGGCGTTGGCAGTCTCGCCGACGCTGACGGTCTCGTGGCACAGCCCGGCCAGGGGGCTGCCCGGTGGGCCCAGCAGGGCCCAGACGGTGAGTCCCATCTCGCCGGCGGTCGTGGCGGCCCGCAGCAGGTTGGCGCTGCGTCCGGAGGTCGACAGCAGCATCAGCACGTCACCGGGCCGGCCGTGCGCGCGTACCTGGCGGGCGAAGACCTCCTCGTAGCCGTAGTCGTTGCCGATCGCGGTGAGCGAGGAGGTGTCGGCGTGCAGGGCGATCGCCGACATCGCCGGTCGCTCGTCCTGGAAGCGGCCGACAAGTTCGGCGGTCAGGTGTTGTGCCTGGGCCGCCGAACCGCCGTTGCCGGCCGCCAGGAGACGTCCACCGGCGGGCAGCAGGTCGGCCAGCCGGCCGCCCCACCGCTCCAGGCAGGCGACGTCGAGCGTGGGAAGGGTCGCCGCCAGCTCCCGGACGTGGCGATCAGCACGCGCCGTCGCCGGCCAGCAGGATCGCGGTGAGGCCGCGCCGGGGCGGTCACCTGGGGAGTCGTCGGCGTGGTCGTGGCGGGAGCGGTCGCGGTCGAGAGGGCCCCGGGTCATGGCCGTGTCCCGACAGGTCGGCGTGCACCGGTCCGGCTCCCGGCACGCGTCACGCCCTGACCGGGCGCGTCGCGCAGCCGCCGGTAGACGTTCATCGTCAGGGCACCGACGCGTTCCCAGGAGAACAGGGCCTGGGCCCGTCGCGCGCCGGCGGCTCCCAGCCGCGCCCGCTCGGCCGGGTCCGCGGCGAGTTCGGAGAGCGCCTCCACGATCCGTTCCGGGCATCGGGGTGGCACATGCAGCCCGGTCCCGCCGTCGACGACGGTGTCGATGAGACCGCCCACGGCACTCGCCACCACCGGCACCCCGCAGGCCATCGCCTCGACCGGGACGATCCCGAAGGGCTCGTACCACGGCACGCAGGCGACCACGTCGGCCGACCGGTAGAGCGCCGGCAGCTCGGCCCGCCCCACCCGGCCCAGCAGCGTCACCCGGTCACCGGCGCCGGAAAGCCGGGCCAGCCGGCGCAGGCGGGCGGCCTCGGGGTCCTGGTCCAGCTCGGAGCGGTCCGAACCGCCGGCGATGAGCAGCTCGGTCCCTGGCAGCGCCGCGACCGCCTCGATCAGGTTCCCGATGCCCTTGCGCTCGACGAGACGGCCGACGAACAGGACCCGAAGACGGCCGGGAGCGCGCGGCGCGACGGGCCCGTCCGGCGTGAACGCGGCCAGGTCCACCCCGGACGGCACGACGCTGACGCGACTGCCGGGGGCGCCGAGCCGGACCAGCTCGAACAGCTCGTCGGTGCAGGTGGCGACGATCGCGTCCACATCCCTGACCAGGGTTGCCTCGGTCTGCACCCGGTCGGGTGGCGAGGTGTCCTTGGAGCCCTGGTGGCGGCGCTTGACCACGCCCAGCGCGTGGCTGGTGAACACCACCGGGATTCCCAGGGGCCGGGCGGCCGACAGTGCCGCCTTCCCCGACATCCAGAAGTGCGCGTGTACGACGTCGGGGCGCTCCCGTGCCCACTGGTCGCGCAGGTCCGCGGCGAAGCCGCGCATGTAGGGCGGGAGGTCGTCCTTGGGAACGGGACGAGTCGGCCCGGCCGGGACGTGGTCGACCTCGACGCCGTCCGCCAGCGGAACCCGGCGCGGCGGCCCGGGCGAGTCACGCCGGGTGTGTACGACAACCTGTGCCCCGCGCCGCGCCAGGGCACTCGACAGCGCCGCGACGTGGACGTTCTGGCCGCCGGCGTCGACTCCGCCCAGGAGCGCGAGGGGGCTGGCGTGCTCGGAGACCATACAGATCTTCATGCTGTCGCCTCCTGGGGCAGGTTCTCTGGGGCGGTACCCCGGGTCACTGCCTCGACCGCCGCGAGCACGTCGCTGACGGTGACGGTCGACAGGCAGGGGTGGCCGGGCACCGGGCACCGACGCGCTCTGCACCCGGCGCAGTCGATGTCGAGATCACCGAGGACGACCCCGCGGTCGGCGTATGGTGCCCAGCGTTCGGCCGGCACTGTGGGCGCGAACAGCGAGATGACCGGCGTCCCCACGGCCGCGGCCAGGTGCGCCGGCCCGGTGTTGCCGATGACGATCGCGCGGGCGCCGGCCAGCACCCCCGCGAGGGTCACCAGGTCGGTCGCCCCACCCAGATCGCGTCCGACGGCACCGGCGACATGTGCCGTGAGAG
It includes:
- a CDS encoding TetR/AcrR family transcriptional regulator is translated as MSAAIRWSTDPYPPGEEIIQDPFLVYDVLPLTHAQEVDVSRRGWGGAPPNDDEEARARVLEAAVRCLERRGPQEMSLSDVATELGVTRQTIYRYFPSTAQLFAAVASAANERLMLGIRAAVAGITDPAEFVVESMAYVIERLPMEPHLTLFIDAGSPERFSRGTVNRAVLDRNIALYFGASAIDWASYGYDEQKLRELLELIHRLVHSMASIPADPPRRGDELRAYLRRWVGTTVPAHTDPLRPSGAPGRPS
- a CDS encoding GlsB/YeaQ/YmgE family stress response membrane protein — protein: MLWFIVSMIILGLIAGAVARLVVPGQDPMGIPGTILLGVVGSFIGGLLGYVLFGHDLSEGALQPSGIIGSIIGAIIALLVWRAVHGRTSVRH
- a CDS encoding DUF2795 domain-containing protein, giving the protein MANPIEVQKFLKGIDYPADRRTLVETARQEGASREVVAALEHITDRSYDGPNAVSQEVSHVSIS
- a CDS encoding glycosyltransferase family 9 protein codes for the protein MALRALGLGDLLTALPALRGLRRHLTSELPGHRLLLAGPAWLEPVAMLSGAVDGLVPTDPLAPVAVAAPTLAVNLHGRGPESTQTLRRTRPAALWAFDLPGGCAWEPPDLAQAGSTTADPGSAATGHSRTFSAGTATGYVPGLGNEHEVSRWCRLLAAHGVSCDPTELGLPVPPWLPPVCGWARNPTADRGTGGGETQDRGSEPGPTVVHPGGAAPARRWPELRWAAVARQLAQDGHQIVFTGSSAEHGLALRVATAAGLPPSTVLAGKLDLVALCALVARARLVLSADTGVAHLATAYRRPSVVLFGPVSPAEWGPPFDRPKHRALWAGQHSDPRGGFPAPGLLALTVDQVLREVTLLKQGACPTQ
- a CDS encoding SDR family oxidoreductase, with product MAAADGDLRISETPGPAGPGTVLITGGSSGLGAATVAAVRAAGGRPLVLDRVPAPGVPEADREVVDLAATREAEAAVRTLVDRAGGQLHGVFTAAGTDTPAPLAELDGAAWERIVAVNLLGTAAVVRAALPYLRHDRDGRTGEGRTGDGRAGRIVTCASTLGLRVAGDASAYCASKFGVVGFTRALAEELKGQVGVTLLVPGGMSTAFFDDRDEQYKPGPGAKLNRPEDVAATVVFALGQPSGCELREIVVTSSWETSYP
- the rfaE2 gene encoding D-glycero-beta-D-manno-heptose 1-phosphate adenylyltransferase, yielding MTRGPLDRDRSRHDHADDSPGDRPGAASPRSCWPATARADRHVRELAATLPTLDVACLERWGGRLADLLPAGGRLLAAGNGGSAAQAQHLTAELVGRFQDERPAMSAIALHADTSSLTAIGNDYGYEEVFARQVRAHGRPGDVLMLLSTSGRSANLLRAATTAGEMGLTVWALLGPPGSPLAGLCHETVSVGETANASRAVDAGRAGSRPSPSIPTSTVQEVHLVAVHVLCAAFDGALSAVRGSDQAVAEDVRTVGGAGFPASAGERPADQRTARARPLGPVRRTDGDPPTAPDRGRPNSPTARRGGRRPIVVVGDTLLDRDISGHAARLAPDAPVPVLDGLDVTERPGGAGLAAILLASDGAAVTLITALARDDAGRRLAVMLAEAGVELVDLGLTGETPSKSRIRAGGRSLVRLDDGGEGRVEGVVPAAVRTALDQAAAVLVSDYGRGVAAAPPLRSALARRGGTPLVWDPHPRGAAPLAGATLATPNGAEAAGAAPGIEGTSLSSVCARGRALAARWDVGAVAITLAERGAMLVTAGSAPPLLAPALPVSGGDACGAGDRFAASAVEAFAAGRLPSEAVAVATRHAGEFVAAGGSASVRPSGGEPAGRWRPSPLAAGGDPLRTRKGDGHAVAVAVRARGGTVVATGGCFDLLHAGHVEVLRAARSLGDCLVVCLNSDDSVRRLKGPDRPIVGAADRAAVLRGLDSVDAVMIFDEDTPARLLADLRPDIFAKGGDYAVTDLPEAGIVASWGGQAVVLPYLAGRSTSTLIREAVRRGGS
- a CDS encoding glycosyltransferase, translated to MKICMVSEHASPLALLGGVDAGGQNVHVAALSSALARRGAQVVVHTRRDSPGPPRRVPLADGVEVDHVPAGPTRPVPKDDLPPYMRGFAADLRDQWARERPDVVHAHFWMSGKAALSAARPLGIPVVFTSHALGVVKRRHQGSKDTSPPDRVQTEATLVRDVDAIVATCTDELFELVRLGAPGSRVSVVPSGVDLAAFTPDGPVAPRAPGRLRVLFVGRLVERKGIGNLIEAVAALPGTELLIAGGSDRSELDQDPEAARLRRLARLSGAGDRVTLLGRVGRAELPALYRSADVVACVPWYEPFGIVPVEAMACGVPVVASAVGGLIDTVVDGGTGLHVPPRCPERIVEALSELAADPAERARLGAAGARRAQALFSWERVGALTMNVYRRLRDAPGQGVTRAGSRTGARRPVGTRP